The following proteins come from a genomic window of Stigmatopora nigra isolate UIUO_SnigA chromosome 9, RoL_Snig_1.1, whole genome shotgun sequence:
- the pkia gene encoding cAMP-dependent protein kinase inhibitor alpha: protein MSDFEVTYADFIASGRTGRRNALHDILQSPTDPEGRELPLTFSLSQLHINPGGGDANDIDDTESSPSSIQREAAQKNS from the exons ATGTCAGATTTTGAGGTCACATACGCTGACTTCATTGCCTCTGGCAGGACAGGACGAAGGAATGCCCTCCATGACATCCTGCAGAGTCCTACTGACCCTGAAGGCCGAGAGCTCCCCCTTACTTTTTCTCTATCCCAGCTTCATATTAATCCAGGAGGGGGAG ATGCAAACGACATTGATGACACTGAAAGCTCACCCTCCTCGATTCAAAGAGAGGCGGCACAGAAGAACAGCTAA